From Coffea arabica cultivar ET-39 chromosome 10e, Coffea Arabica ET-39 HiFi, whole genome shotgun sequence, one genomic window encodes:
- the LOC113710942 gene encoding germin-like protein subfamily 1 member 14, giving the protein MGAPFLITIAAMALLSSLAIASDPSPLQDFCVAINDPKAAVFVNGKICKDPKVVNANDFFFQGFNIPGNTNNPVGSNVTRVLVNNLPGLNTFGISLARIDFAPYGVNTPHTHPRATEVIFAVEGTLAASFVTSNPPNNMKNRLFTKVLNPGDVFVFPEGLVHFIQNLGKTKALAFSGFSSQNPGVNTIANVVFGTEPPISLGVLTKAFQVDKKVIDALEAQFS; this is encoded by the exons ATGGGAGCTCCGTTCCTGATAACCATAGCGGCAATGGCACTACTTTCATCCCTTGCCATCGCTTCTGATCCTAGCCCTCTGCAGGATTTTTGTGTTGCAATCAATGATCCCAAAGCTGCTG TGTTTGTGAACGGAAAGATTTGTAAGGATCCAAAGGTTGTGAATGCCAACGATTTCTTCTTCCAGGGATTCAACATACCTGGAAATACAAACAATCCAGTGGGTTCTAATGTCACTCGTGTGCTTGTCAACAATCTGCCAGGGCTCAACACTTTCGGAATTTCCCTAGCTCGTATCGACTTCGCTCCTTATGGTGTAAACACACCCCATACTCATCCGCGTGCAACCGAGGTCATATTTGCTGTAGAGGGCACTCTGGCTGCTAGTTTCGTCACTTCAAATCCACCAAATAACATGAAAAATCGCCTTTTTACCAAAGTCTTGAATCCAGGAGATGTTTTTGTGTTCCCAGAAGGTCTGGTTCACTTCATACAAAATCTTGGGAAGACGAAGGCTCTTGCATTTTCCGGTTTTAGCAGCCAAAATCCAGGGGTCAATACTATTGCAAATGTAGTCTTTGGAACAGAGCCCCccatttctctaggtgttcttACTAAGGCATTCCAAGTTGACAAGAAAGTCATTGACGCTCTTGAGGCACAGTTTTCTTGA